GACCGTTTCATATTGGCGGTGCCCGTTCTGCCTTATTCAATTGGCTGTTAGCCAAGAAACAGGGCGGTACATTAATACTCAGGATTGAGGATACCGATCGGGAGCGTTCCACCAAGGAGTCGGAGGAGAATATTAAGGAAGCTTTACGCTGGCTGGGTATGGACTGGGATGAAGGCATTGATGTGGGCGGCGAATATGGCCCTTACCGCCAGACTGAACGTTTGGAGATTTATCGTCAATATACCGAAAAACTGCTGGCTGAGGGGTTGGCTTACCATTGCTACTGTACGGACGAGGAGTTGGAAGCCGAACGGCAAAACCAACTGCAACGGGGGGAAACTCCGTTATATTCCGGCCGTTGCTGCCATTTGAGCACCGCTGAGCGGGACGCTTTTGAACAAGAAGGCCGTAAGCCCACTGTCCGTTTCCGGGTGCCGGAAAATAAGCAAATTGTTTTTACCGACCTGGTTCGCGGTACAGTGTCGTTTGAATCCAATGGGGTCGGCGACTATGTCATTGTAAAATCAGATGGTATCCCTGTCTATAATTATGCGGTTGTGATGGATGATGCCCTAATGCAGATAACGCATGTCATCCGGGCAGAGGAACATCTTTCTAATACACCACGGCAAATTCTTCTCTATGAAGCGCTCGGCTTCCCCGTTCCGGCCTTCGGCCATATTTCCCTGATTCTGGGCAAGGACCGCACGAAAATGAGTAAGCGGCATGGGGCTACTTCGGTGGAACAGTACCGTAAGCTGGGATATTTGCCGGAAGCATTAGTCAACTTCTTGGCTCTCTTAGGCTGGGCACCTGTCGGTGAACAGGAAATCTTTAGCCTGGATGAATTGATTGAACAGTTTTCCATCGACCGGGTCGCCAAAAATCCGGCGGTGTTTGATGTGGACAAATTAAACTGGATTAATGCGCAATACATCAAAAAATCCAGTCCGGAGCGGATTGCCGAACTGGCTCTGCCTCATTTAATTGAAGCGGGCTACGTAAAAGAGGACGAATTAACTGAAGAAAAGCGGGCCTGGATCGTGCAGTTCGTAGCGGCTATTCAGGAGCATCTCAGCTATGCCGCCCAAGTGCTCGAGCATGCCGACATATTCTTTCATGATGAGTTTACCTTTGAAAACCAGGAAGCGGAGGCCGTGCTGAAAGAAGAAGAGATTCCCGCTGTGCTGGACAAGTTTCAGGAAAGACTGAGCGCACTGGAGGCTGTTGATGCAGCCGCTGTGCAGGCTTTACTGAAGGGGCTGGTAAAAGAACTGAAGCTGCCCGGGAAAAAGGTATATATGCCCATCCGTATTGCCCTCACGGGGAAAATGCATGGACCTGAGCTGCCCCATTTCATACCGGTTATTGGTAAGGAAAGAGCCTTGCGCCGCCTGTCCGCTTCCCGGTCTAAAATCTGATTGACACCCCAGAGGCGGATGAGTATAATTTAATCACGGGAGTTCGCCAGGGCTAAAGCCGTAGAATAAATGGCGTGAGAGTTTTCGTTCGGTTTGGCGGAGGAGCCGCGCATATCGTACATATGTAAGGTGACGACAACGAAACAGGACGGAAAATATCGCGTCAGGAATACTATGGATTTAGCCCTGGTGAACTCCTAACTATATGGAAAATGTAGCGATTGGGAAAAGTAAGCGTGTTTCGGACCTGCAGAGAGGCACTGTCACCGGCTGCGAACAGTGCCAGGAAAGATCCGCTGAAGTGCCCCCATGAACAGGATGGCTGAAAAAAGCGGCCCGGTTTACTGCCCGGCTCTTTTAGTAGGTGGTCCCGGCGGCAGCCGTTATCATGTTTGAGTGGGATATGGTTTGTTTACATATCTAAACAGAGTGGAACCACGGCCACCGTCTCTGTCAAGAGACGGTGGCTTTTTATTATTTTGGACAGGAGGGAGACTTATGTTTAAACGGATACAGAGAGACATCGACGCGGTATTTGAACGCGATCCTGCTGCTAAAAATGTGCTGGAAGTACTTTTATGCTATCCCGGACTACATGCTATCTGGCTGCACCGTATCAGTCATTATTTATTTAAAAAGGGTCTGGTGTTGTTGCCGCGTCTGATTTCCAATTTCGCAAGGTTTTTAACCGGCATAGAAATTCATCCCGGTGCCACAATAGGAGAAGGACTGTTCATTGACCACGGCACAGGAGTTGTCATCGGCGAAACGGCTGAATTGGGAGATAATGTCACCCTGTATCAGGGCGTGACGCTCGGCGGCACCGGCAAGGAAAAAGGCAAACGCCATCCGACAGTGGGCAATAATGTCGTTGTTGCTACCGGCGCCAAAGTGCTGGGATCTTTTAAGGTAGGCGACAATTCCAAGATTGGTGCCGGCTCGGTGGTGCTGCGGGAAGTGCCGCCTAACTCTACGGTTGTCGGGATTCCGGGAAAGATTGTGTGGCATGAAGGCAAGAAGATTGATGATGCCAGACCGGATGTCGATCTGGAACATAACAACCTGCCCGATCCGGAAGCGGAAATGATATTCTGTCTACAGCGCGGCATGATGCGGCTGGAAGAGCGGATTTGTCAGTTAGAAGAGGAGCTGAAACAATATGAGTCTAAGAGTGTATAATACATTAACCAAACAAAAAGAAGAATTTGTACCCATGACAGCGGGACAGGTAAAAACCTATGTGTGCGGTGTAACCCCCTATAACCATCCGCATATCGGCAATGCCCGCCCGTTTGTTACCTGGGATGTCATTAAACGGTATTTGGAGTATATCGGCTATAAGGTATACCATGTGCAGAATTTTACCGATGTGGATGACAAAATCATTAAAACCGCCAATGCCGAAGGCGTGACCTGGGATGTGATTGCCAATCGCTATATCGCAGCCTACTTTGAAGTGATGGATCAGCTGAATGTACGGCGGGCCGATTTGTACCCGCGGGTTTCCGGCCATATGGCGGACATTATCCGGATGGTGAAAACACTGGTTGATAAGGGCTTTGCCTATGAGAAGGACGGCGATGTCTACTATGCCGTGACCCGTTTTGAAGAGTACGGCAAGCTGAGCGGCCGCAGCCTGGACGATATGAAAGCCGGCGCCCGGGTCGATGTGGATGACCGGAAGGGCCATCCTATGGATTTTGCGCTGTGGAAAAGCGCCAAACCGGGTGAACCGGCCTGGGAAAGTCCCTGGGGACCGGGGCGGCCGGGCTGGCATATCGAGTGTTCGGCCATGTCGCTTAAATATTTGGGCGAAACCTTTGATTTTCATGGTGGCGGCAGCGATCTGGTATTTCCCCATCACGAAAATGAGATTGCCCAGTCGGAAGCCTGTACCGGCGTGGAGCCATTTGTCCGGTATTGGCTCCATAACGGTTTTATTACTGTGAATGAAGAAAAAATGAGTAAATCGCTGGGGAATTTTTTCCTGGTTAAAGACATTTTGGAGCATTATTCACCACAGGTGTTACGGTTCTTCATTTTATCCACCCATTATCGCAGTCCCCTGGATTTCAGTGATGAAAGACTGGATGAAGCGCAGCGCAGTCTGGAACGGTTGACCACAGCTATGCACAGCCTTAAGCAACTGGCAACGGTGCAACCTGCGGACAGTTCTGACGGATCAACGGCTGACCAGGAAGTGATCGTCCGGCAGGCCAAGGAAGAATTTCTGGCGGCGATGAATGATGATTTTAATACATCCCTGGCCATCAGCGTGTTGTTTGGTCTGGCTAAAGAAATCAATATATACTGCAGTGCCGTGACTGGCGGTAAAGCACCGTATAGTGCGGCCGGCGCCGCCGTATTGCAGTCGGCTTACCAGGAGTTGGCCGATATTTTGGGAATTAATCTGGAACAGGAGCCGGCGGGAGCGGACGCTCAGGACGGTTTGCTGGAGGGTGTGATGGATATCGTGATTGACATTCGTCAACAGGCCCGCCAGAACAAAGACTGGGCCACAGCCGATCAAATCCGCAACCGGCTGCAGGAAATCGGCATTGTGCTGGAGGATTCACCGCAAGGGATCAGGTGGAAGAAAAAATGAGGTTTGACCACTATCAGTATTTAATGGCCAATATGTTCAAACAGCAGTCTGAAGAAACGAGCGCTTTCCCGGTCAATTATACCGACATTCCGGTTCATCGCCTGCCACCGTTGGTGCTGGCCTATGTAGGGGATGCTTACTTTACCCTGTATGTGCGGACACGGTTGTTGTCTTATGAGCAGAATAAAGTGCGAGTACTGCATGACTGTGATGCCAAAATGGTGTCGGCGGTTATGCAGGCCCGCGCCTATAAAGCGCTGGAGGCCACTTTGTCTGAGGAGGAAATCGCTGTGGTCAAGCGGGGCCGCAACGCCAAGTCCAGCGTTCCCAAAAGCGCGACGGTTGCCGAATACCGCTACAGTACCGGCTTTGAGGCTTTGCTGGGATATCTGTATTTAAAGGAAGATTACCGTCGTTTGGTGGAACTTGTCAGTCAGGCTTTTGACGTTATTTCCCGGGAAATGACAAAAACAGGGGCTGCCTCGCCGCAATAGACGGTGCATAGGTGCCTGTAACGGAGAATAAGCAGAATGCTGTTAAAATAATACAGACAGAGCAGGGTTTATGGTGTAAAATTTAGGTAAGAGCTGCCGGCAGATTGTTGTGTACCCTTTGCCGGGCAGCGCTGCCCTAACTTGGTGGACAGCCCTGCCGTTGCCGGTGCCGGTGGTTTGCCGGTATCCTACGGGACTTGGTTTGGGCCAAGTCTTTTCCTATCCTAATAAATGAGGTGAATCATTCTGAGTAAAGCAGACATGACATTCATTGCTATGTGTAAAGATATTCTGGCCCATGGTTTTTCCTCTGAAGGGGAAGCGGTACGGGCCAGATGGGCGGACGGTGCTCTGGCCCACACGATTAAGAAATTTGCGGTGGTCAACCGCTACGATCTGGCGGAGGAATTTCCGATCCTTACGCTCAGGCCAACCAATTTAAAGGCTGCCATTGATGAGATGCTGTGGATCTGGCAGAAAAAATCCAATAACATCAAAGAACTGAACAGCCGCATTTGGGATAGCTGGGCTGATGAAAGCGGCTCGATTGGCAAGGCCTATGGTTATCAACTGGCGATTAAGCATCAATATCGCGAAGGCGAGTTTGACCAGGTGGACCGGCTTTTGCTGGATTTAAAAGAAAATCCTTACAGTCGGCGCATCATTGTCAACATGTATAACCATGCCGATTTGCACGCTATGAATTTGTATCCCTGTGCCTATAGCATGACCTTCAATGTGACCGGTAACCGGCTCAATGCGATTTTGAATCAGCGCTCCCAGGATATTCTGGTGGCCAATAACTGGAATGTAGCCCAGTATGCTGTGCTGGTGCATATGCTGGCCCAGGTGAGCGATCTGGAAGCGGGTGAACTGGTGCATGTCATCGCCGATGCCCATATCTATGACCGGCATATTCCTCTGGTGGAGGAGCTGATCAACCGTCCTGCTTATCCGGCACCTAAGCTGCTAATTAACCGGCAGGTGAAGAGCTTTTATGATTTTACCGTAGCTGACTTTGTGTTGGAGGGCTATCAAAGTGGTCCGCAAATCAAAAATATCCCTGTCGCTATTTAAAAGGAGACTTGTATGAAAGCCATTGTTGCAGTTGATGCCAACTGGGGAATTGGTTGCGGCGGAAGATTGCTGCAACATATCCCGGAGGATATGAAGTTTTTTAAACAGACGACCTTGCATAAGGTTGTGATTATGGGCAGGGAGACCTTTGAATCGCTGCCGGGCCAGGAGCCTTTAAAGGACCGGGTTAATATTGTACTGAGCAGGAAGGCGGATTTTATCCATGAAAAAGTAACCATCTGCCGTTCGTTGCCGGAATTGTTTCGGGCCATAGCGCAATATGATACGGATGATGTTTTTGTAATCGGTGGGGAATCGGTATATACCCAATTGCTGCCATACTGTTCGGCGGCCCTTGTCACCAAGATAGAAAAACTTTACGTGGCGGACAAGTTCTTTGTCGATTTGGATGAAGAAAAGAACTGGCGTCTGGTCGCTGCCGGTGAACCCAAAAGCTATCAGGACATTCGTTTTAGTTTCTGCACCTATGTGCAAGACGAGACTGCTGCCGGGGTGTAGCTGACAACGCCGCAGGATGGGACGATAACGGAACATAAAGGCTGACCTGACGGGAACCCGGGTTGGCCTTTATCCATGTAGTGGTCCGCCAACTTTAGGGACAAATTAAATTTGCGGGGCTTTTTTTGCAAGGCCTTTTGTCTTCAAAGGCGGACATAGTTGTACATAACGGATATATATAAGGCGACGACAAAGGAAAAAAAGACTGCGAGATGATCCATGTATTTAGGTGACGTAAGGTACTGGATACATAGTAGATTAGGAAAAGGAGAAAATAAAGGATATGGGAAATGGGAAGGAGCGCGATACCACCATGCCGGTAACAGAAGATTTTGTGGCGGGAAGAAACAGCGTGATGGAAGTGTTGAAAGGCGGCCGGTCGGTTAATAAAATACTGGTAGCCAAAGGAGAACGGCATGGGACGGTACGGGAGATTATCGGACTGGCTCGCAGCAAAGGCCTGGTTATTCAGGAAGTGGAGATGAGCAAGCTAGATCAGGTGGCGGCCGGGATCCGTCATCAGGGGGTTGTGGCACTGGTGCCGCCAGTCGCTTATGTGGAACTGGAAGATATCCTGCATAAAGCCTCTGTCCAGGGCGAGGCTCCCTGCCTTGTTGTACTGGATGAGCTGGAAGATCCGCACAATCTCGGCGCTATTTTAAGGACGGCTGATGCCGCTGGCGTGCATGGGGTGCTTATCCCTAAACGGCGGAGTTGTCCACTATCGGGAACGGTGGCCAAGACATCGGCCGGTGCAGTGGAATATGTGCCAGTTGCCCGGATCGGCAATGTGGTGCAAACGCTGGAGAACCTTAAAAAGCAAGGCTTCTGGATTGTCGGCGCCGATATGGACGGCGAAAAGGCTTATTATCAGGCCGATTTGACCGGCCCGCTGGTTGTGGTAATCGGCAGCGAGGGGAAAGGTCTGGGCCGGTTGGTGAAGGAGGCCTGTGATTTCTTGGTGCGCATTCCGATGAAGGGGCAGATCAATTCGCTAAACGCTTCGGTTGCCTGTTCCCTGCTTTTATACGAAGTTCTTAAACAACGGGAGATGAAAGAGATTTGAAAAACTGGCAGTCCACGATAGCTTTCTTGTTGATTATTTGCTTTGGTATCGTTTTTTTTGCCGGAGGAACTTCGCTGTTTTCCTCCCGAGTGTATGCCGGTGTAACGGTGGACGGGGTATCGCTGGCGGGCTGCAGCCGGGAGGATGTGCAGCAACTCCTGGCCGTTTGGCGTCAGGAGTTGCTGCAAAAACGAATCAAGGTATATTATGGAGAGAATTCTTTTGATTTGGCGGCACAGCAGATTGATCTTGACTGGGATATTGCTGCTGCTGCCAATGAGGCGTGGAATTATGGCCGAGACGGCGGGCTTTGGACCAGAATGAAAAAAATTTATCAGGCAAGAGAAGAGGGCTATCATGTTACGCTGCGGGTACAGTATAATAAAGATAAGCTTGACCGTTATATAGCCGAGTGGCGGCAAGCGGTGGAACGGGAGCCGCGTAATGCGGCGATCAGTATGCAGAGCGGCACGGTGCTGCCGCAGGAGCAGGGAATGCGGTTAGCGGTAGAGACCGCAGGTCCTGCTGTGCTTAAGGCATTGTCCACTGTGGATGTGCCGGCGGTGATTTTGCCGGTTGTGACGGTGCCGCCGGAAGTTACCGTGCAGGATGTTGCCGCCAGGGGGATTGGCGATCTATGGGGCAGTTATACCACAGATTTTAATGAGGACGATATCAACCGGTCGGCGAACATTATTCTGGCCGCTAATAAAATAAACGGGAAGATTCTGGAGCCCGGTGCCGTTTTCTCTTTTAATGAAGTGGTTGGCCCCCGGGAAAAAGAGTATGGATTTAAAGAAGCGATGGAATTGATGGACGGTGAACTGGTGCCCGGAATTGGCGGGGGAATTTGCCAGGTTTCCTCTACGCTGTACAATGCGGTACTGCTTTCCAACCTGACGGTAGTGGAGCGGTACAATCACTCGAAGGCCTTGGGCTATGTGCCTTTGGGGCGGGATGCTACGGTTGTATATGGCTTGCTTGATTTTAAATTTGCTAACAATACCGGCGCGCCGGTTTTGATTACGGCCGAAATTCAACGGGGCCGCTTGAGTATTGGCCTGTTTGGCCGGGGAAAAATGAAGGAAGCGGTCAAAATTATTTCGACTGACAAGAAAGCCATTTTACCGGCTGAGGTCAGGAAAGAAGACCAAACGCTCTATTTGGGTGAAACGGAAGTGGAAAAACCGGGAAAGCCCGGTTATGAAATCACTACCCTGCGGATTGTGGAATCCGGGGGGCAGGAAATTAAACGGGAAGTCCTGGCAAAGGATAGATATTTGCCTGAAGATAAAATTATAAAAATGGGGACACGGATGCCGCCATTTGCAAGAGCCGGTGGCGAGTGACCGGCTGGGGGAGCGCAACTACATAATGTTGTTTGGAGAAGTTTATGAAACATATTCCTAAAGACAAATTACTGGTTGATGGGTATAATGTTATCAATGACTGGCAAGAGCTTGTGGCAATAAAGGACAATCTGGAATATGCGCGGGACAAACTAATAGAAATCTTGTCAGGCTATGGTGTTTTTAAAGATTGCAGGATTACGGTCGTTTTTGACGCCCATGCGGTGGCGGACGGTGAAGGCTGTCAGCAGATAATCAACGATTTCGTCGATGTGGTGTTTACCAAAGAAGGCGAAACGGCGGACAGCTATATCGAAAAAATGGCCTATTTCTTTATGCGCCAAACCGGTGGCGGGCGGGTTTATGTGGTGACTTCCGACTGGGCCGAACAAATGCAGATTCTGGGCTCGGGAGCGTATCGCATTTCGGCCCGGGAGCTAAGGAGCTATGTGCGGGCCGCAGAAAAAAGCATGAAGCAGGGGTTTTCGGAGCATGTCCTGAACTATCGCCGGCAGGAACTTTCTGACCGGCTGAATGGTGATGTGGCAAAAAGGCTGGATGAGTTGCGACGGGGTGGGAGAAAACGTTGAGAATCCTGACTTCCCGGCGCTGGCGGCCGGCAGGTTAAGCTTGACTTAGGACAGGGTGTAGGGTATACTTTTATAAGTAAATAGAGTCGTTTTGTAGCACCAAATTAGTGAATAAATCGTTTTTTATAGATAAAAATGCAAAGTGGGGGCGATGTGATGCGGGCTAGTACTCAATACGATTTATACAGTTGTTTTGAAAATATGACTGATGAAGAAATCGTAATTGATGCCAAGGATAATGACAATGCAGTAGCTCTGGACTACTTGATTAATAAATACCGCAACTTCGTTCGCGCGAAGGCCAGGTCTTATTTTTTAATTGGTGCTGACAGAGAGGATATTATTCAGGAAGGCATGATCGGTCTCTATAAGGCGATTCGGGACTTTCGCAATGATAAGCTTTCCTCTTTCCGGGCGTTTGCCGAGTTGTGCGTAACGCGCCAGATTATTACTGCCATTAAAACTGCCACCAGGCAGAAGCATATTCCTTTGAATTCTTACGTTTCTCTGAACAAGCCGATTTATGATGAAGACTCTGATCGGACGTTGCTGGATGTGCTGTCGGGTTCCAAGATATCCGATCCGGAGGAACTGGTAATCAGCCGGGAAGAATTCATTGACATCGAAGAGAAGATGGGCGAAATTCTCAGCGATCTGGAATGGAAGGTCTTAATGTCCTACTTGGACGGCAAGTCGTACCAGGAAATCGCCGTGGAGTTGGAACGCCACGTGAAATCGATCGACAATGCCCTGCAGCGAGTTAAGCGCAAGCTGGAACGTTATCTGGATCATCGCAGTGAAGAATGCGATGCCGGAGGCAACGCCTATAAGGCTTTAGCCGGTCTGGATAAGGATGCCGCCCTGTTCCGGGACTGTAGCGAAGAAATTGATGACTAGCAGAAATATTGAGGCACCCTTCTATGGAGGGTGCCTTTTTGTATCTCTTAAGCAAGCCGGTATACCGCTTGCTTCTGTCGGCAAAACAGCAGGGACGCTTTTTCGAGCGGCTTCTTGTGATATATTATGACGATAACGGGAATAGATCGCTGTTTTATGGCAGAATATGATTAATTTTTACCCCGGGAAAAGGGATTTCTGATAGCCCGACGAATATAAAAAGCGGACATATCGCCATACTATACCATGACGGCGCGACCGGTTCTGTTCAAACATAAAAGCTTGTTAACAGTGTAATGGCGCGGTATAATAGACGTTGTGCATAGATGATCTGATACATAATACAAGCGGTTCTATACCTGTATGAAGGTTGCTTTTGACTTTGAAGGATCATTTTGTTAACAATGGCGATTATTTGCCAAACAGCAATATAAGGAGGAAAATGTATGTCGAAAAATACGGTAGCAATTCTTTGCGGCGGCGGTCCGGCACCTGGCATGAATGGAGTTATCAGCGGTGTTACGATTGCGGCAAGAAATAATGGCTGGGATGTAATCGGGGTTTATGAGGGTTTCTCTCATTTAGCCAAAGGCGAGAAGAAAGTGACCTCCCTGACAGTTGATGATGTAAGCAAAATTCATTTGCAGGGTGGCAGTATTATACATACAGCGCGCTTTAATCCTACGAAAAATGAAGAACATCTTAAAACCGCGATCAACACGCTGCGGGAATTGGGTGTAACCCATCTGGTAACCATCGGCGGCGATGACACGGCATATTCGGCTTCTACAGTGGCTTCCTATGCCAAGAAAAATATGGGAATCAATTTCAGCGTAGTGCATGTGCCCAAAACTATTGATAATGACCTGCCGTTACCGGAAGGCGTTCCTACTTTCGGCTTTGAAACCGCCCGTCAGGTTGGTGCAGATATTGCTACCAATATTCTGGAAGATGCCAAAACGGCCCAACGCTGGTTCCTCGGCATTGCCATGGGACGTACAGCAGGCCATTTGCCGCTGGGTATTGGCAAAAGCTCGGCTGCCCAGGTTACCATTATTCCGGAAGACTTTACGGAAGCCAAAGTTCACTTGAGCACCGTTGTGGACATCATTGTCGGTTCGGTAATCAAACGTCTGGCTGACGGAAAAGGTTTCGGTCTGGCAGTTGTCGCCGAAGGCATTATCGAAAAAATTCCGGAAGAAGACTTGAGTGCAGTGGAAGGGCTGGAAAGAGACGAACACGGCCACATCCGTTATGCTGAAATTAACTTCGGTGAATTGCTGAAAAAAGCGGCGACCAAACGGTTGGCTGAACTGGGCATCAAAATGAACTTTGTGACTAAAGACATCGGTTACGAAACCCGCTGCGCTTCACCGAACGCTTTTGATATCGAATACACCCGTGACCTTGGCTATTCGGCCGTTGAATTCCTGAAAAACGGCGGTGCCGACGCGATTATTACCGTGGTTAACGGCGAAGCTAAGCCGCTGCCGTTCAGCGAAATGCTGGACCCGGTAACCAAGAAAACGGCAGTCCGTTTCGTGAATGTAAATTCGGTAAAATACAAAATCGCCAGAGCGATGATGACTTTGCTGACTGCAGAAGACTTCAAAGCAGGCAAGGTAGAAAAGCTGGCAGCCGTAACCAATCTGTCGGTTGACGAGTTTACCAAACAATTTAACAAGTAGTCCGTGAACAATAAAGTCCCGGAGCCTGTCTTACAGGTTCCGGGATTTTACTGTTTGCGGATTAAGGCGTGTCCTTTCACCTAGAGCTCCACCAGCTCTGCAATGGAAAGATGCTGACCAAGTTTTGACCGTCAGCAAATCCTGCTTTCAAGATTGGTGGAGTGCTAACTTTTTACTGGCACATAAACCGCCGAGGGGCTGATTATACTATTGGATAATTGAGGGAACCACTGATTTGTTTGCGCTGTGCGTTCTGACGGATCTTTTTCTGCCATGCCGACAGATTCATTAAATCAGCGGTTTCTAAGGAGGGGAGACGGCGTGGATGTGCTGGGCATAACTGTCTTTAGAGTGATTACAGTTTTTGCGCTGCTTATAGCAGTCTGGCTGTTGACAGGACGTAGCCACCTCGGTGAAACCACTCCTGCGGAACTGGTAGGATTGATTATTTTT
This DNA window, taken from Propionispora vibrioides, encodes the following:
- the gltX gene encoding glutamate--tRNA ligase; this translates as MMLKEPIRVRFAPSPTGPFHIGGARSALFNWLLAKKQGGTLILRIEDTDRERSTKESEENIKEALRWLGMDWDEGIDVGGEYGPYRQTERLEIYRQYTEKLLAEGLAYHCYCTDEELEAERQNQLQRGETPLYSGRCCHLSTAERDAFEQEGRKPTVRFRVPENKQIVFTDLVRGTVSFESNGVGDYVIVKSDGIPVYNYAVVMDDALMQITHVIRAEEHLSNTPRQILLYEALGFPVPAFGHISLILGKDRTKMSKRHGATSVEQYRKLGYLPEALVNFLALLGWAPVGEQEIFSLDELIEQFSIDRVAKNPAVFDVDKLNWINAQYIKKSSPERIAELALPHLIEAGYVKEDELTEEKRAWIVQFVAAIQEHLSYAAQVLEHADIFFHDEFTFENQEAEAVLKEEEIPAVLDKFQERLSALEAVDAAAVQALLKGLVKELKLPGKKVYMPIRIALTGKMHGPELPHFIPVIGKERALRRLSASRSKI
- the cysE gene encoding serine O-acetyltransferase, which translates into the protein MFKRIQRDIDAVFERDPAAKNVLEVLLCYPGLHAIWLHRISHYLFKKGLVLLPRLISNFARFLTGIEIHPGATIGEGLFIDHGTGVVIGETAELGDNVTLYQGVTLGGTGKEKGKRHPTVGNNVVVATGAKVLGSFKVGDNSKIGAGSVVLREVPPNSTVVGIPGKIVWHEGKKIDDARPDVDLEHNNLPDPEAEMIFCLQRGMMRLEERICQLEEELKQYESKSV
- the cysS gene encoding cysteine--tRNA ligase; its protein translation is MSLRVYNTLTKQKEEFVPMTAGQVKTYVCGVTPYNHPHIGNARPFVTWDVIKRYLEYIGYKVYHVQNFTDVDDKIIKTANAEGVTWDVIANRYIAAYFEVMDQLNVRRADLYPRVSGHMADIIRMVKTLVDKGFAYEKDGDVYYAVTRFEEYGKLSGRSLDDMKAGARVDVDDRKGHPMDFALWKSAKPGEPAWESPWGPGRPGWHIECSAMSLKYLGETFDFHGGGSDLVFPHHENEIAQSEACTGVEPFVRYWLHNGFITVNEEKMSKSLGNFFLVKDILEHYSPQVLRFFILSTHYRSPLDFSDERLDEAQRSLERLTTAMHSLKQLATVQPADSSDGSTADQEVIVRQAKEEFLAAMNDDFNTSLAISVLFGLAKEINIYCSAVTGGKAPYSAAGAAVLQSAYQELADILGINLEQEPAGADAQDGLLEGVMDIVIDIRQQARQNKDWATADQIRNRLQEIGIVLEDSPQGIRWKKK
- a CDS encoding Mini-ribonuclease 3, yielding MRFDHYQYLMANMFKQQSEETSAFPVNYTDIPVHRLPPLVLAYVGDAYFTLYVRTRLLSYEQNKVRVLHDCDAKMVSAVMQARAYKALEATLSEEEIAVVKRGRNAKSSVPKSATVAEYRYSTGFEALLGYLYLKEDYRRLVELVSQAFDVISREMTKTGAASPQ
- the thyA gene encoding thymidylate synthase, whose protein sequence is MTFIAMCKDILAHGFSSEGEAVRARWADGALAHTIKKFAVVNRYDLAEEFPILTLRPTNLKAAIDEMLWIWQKKSNNIKELNSRIWDSWADESGSIGKAYGYQLAIKHQYREGEFDQVDRLLLDLKENPYSRRIIVNMYNHADLHAMNLYPCAYSMTFNVTGNRLNAILNQRSQDILVANNWNVAQYAVLVHMLAQVSDLEAGELVHVIADAHIYDRHIPLVEELINRPAYPAPKLLINRQVKSFYDFTVADFVLEGYQSGPQIKNIPVAI
- a CDS encoding dihydrofolate reductase, which produces MKAIVAVDANWGIGCGGRLLQHIPEDMKFFKQTTLHKVVIMGRETFESLPGQEPLKDRVNIVLSRKADFIHEKVTICRSLPELFRAIAQYDTDDVFVIGGESVYTQLLPYCSAALVTKIEKLYVADKFFVDLDEEKNWRLVAAGEPKSYQDIRFSFCTYVQDETAAGV
- the rlmB gene encoding 23S rRNA (guanosine(2251)-2'-O)-methyltransferase RlmB, whose translation is MGNGKERDTTMPVTEDFVAGRNSVMEVLKGGRSVNKILVAKGERHGTVREIIGLARSKGLVIQEVEMSKLDQVAAGIRHQGVVALVPPVAYVELEDILHKASVQGEAPCLVVLDELEDPHNLGAILRTADAAGVHGVLIPKRRSCPLSGTVAKTSAGAVEYVPVARIGNVVQTLENLKKQGFWIVGADMDGEKAYYQADLTGPLVVVIGSEGKGLGRLVKEACDFLVRIPMKGQINSLNASVACSLLLYEVLKQREMKEI
- a CDS encoding VanW family protein; protein product: MKNWQSTIAFLLIICFGIVFFAGGTSLFSSRVYAGVTVDGVSLAGCSREDVQQLLAVWRQELLQKRIKVYYGENSFDLAAQQIDLDWDIAAAANEAWNYGRDGGLWTRMKKIYQAREEGYHVTLRVQYNKDKLDRYIAEWRQAVEREPRNAAISMQSGTVLPQEQGMRLAVETAGPAVLKALSTVDVPAVILPVVTVPPEVTVQDVAARGIGDLWGSYTTDFNEDDINRSANIILAANKINGKILEPGAVFSFNEVVGPREKEYGFKEAMELMDGELVPGIGGGICQVSSTLYNAVLLSNLTVVERYNHSKALGYVPLGRDATVVYGLLDFKFANNTGAPVLITAEIQRGRLSIGLFGRGKMKEAVKIISTDKKAILPAEVRKEDQTLYLGETEVEKPGKPGYEITTLRIVESGGQEIKREVLAKDRYLPEDKIIKMGTRMPPFARAGGE
- a CDS encoding NYN domain-containing protein — its product is MKHIPKDKLLVDGYNVINDWQELVAIKDNLEYARDKLIEILSGYGVFKDCRITVVFDAHAVADGEGCQQIINDFVDVVFTKEGETADSYIEKMAYFFMRQTGGGRVYVVTSDWAEQMQILGSGAYRISARELRSYVRAAEKSMKQGFSEHVLNYRRQELSDRLNGDVAKRLDELRRGGRKR
- the sigH gene encoding RNA polymerase sporulation sigma factor SigH, with product MRASTQYDLYSCFENMTDEEIVIDAKDNDNAVALDYLINKYRNFVRAKARSYFLIGADREDIIQEGMIGLYKAIRDFRNDKLSSFRAFAELCVTRQIITAIKTATRQKHIPLNSYVSLNKPIYDEDSDRTLLDVLSGSKISDPEELVISREEFIDIEEKMGEILSDLEWKVLMSYLDGKSYQEIAVELERHVKSIDNALQRVKRKLERYLDHRSEECDAGGNAYKALAGLDKDAALFRDCSEEIDD